A single genomic interval of Caldanaerovirga acetigignens harbors:
- a CDS encoding NCS2 family permease, producing the protein MAISKKTSESLAEKVFKLSENGTNVRTEITAGITTFVTMAYILLVNPVILKDAGLDQGAVFMATALAAAISTMFMGLYANYPFALAPGMGLNAFFAYVMVGGMKIPWQTALGAVFVSGIIAVIVTLTGIRELLIRAIPLQLKHAVGAGIGLFIAFIGFKNAGIIVANPATFVDLGNLKDPGTLLAVIGLVITAALVARGVRGGILIGIILTTIIGIPMGITKLPSSLISSPPSIAPGFLKLDIMGALKLSMYPVIFSLFFADLFDTIGTFVGVASRTGMLDEHGNLKRGNKALFADSLGTVVGALLGTSNTTTYVESAAGVSVGGRTGLTSVVVALLFIASIIFSPIALAVPAQATAPALIIVGVFMASSLNEIKFGDFLEAFPAFLTAILMPLTFSISMGLALGFISYTVLMLLSGKGREVHWVMYILSITFALYFMFIR; encoded by the coding sequence ATGGCTATTTCCAAAAAAACTTCAGAGAGCCTGGCGGAGAAGGTGTTCAAATTATCGGAAAATGGTACAAATGTGAGGACGGAGATTACCGCTGGTATTACAACTTTTGTGACGATGGCCTACATACTTCTGGTTAATCCGGTGATATTGAAGGATGCCGGTCTAGACCAGGGGGCAGTTTTTATGGCTACAGCTTTAGCTGCTGCGATTTCAACAATGTTTATGGGGCTTTATGCCAACTATCCTTTTGCATTAGCGCCTGGCATGGGGCTAAACGCGTTCTTCGCATACGTGATGGTGGGCGGCATGAAGATTCCATGGCAGACGGCGCTCGGTGCGGTTTTTGTTTCTGGAATAATAGCTGTTATAGTTACGCTGACGGGGATTAGGGAACTTCTGATAAGGGCGATTCCGCTGCAGTTAAAACACGCCGTGGGTGCAGGAATAGGACTATTCATAGCCTTTATAGGTTTTAAAAATGCCGGAATAATAGTCGCAAATCCTGCAACTTTTGTAGACTTAGGAAATTTGAAGGACCCGGGGACGCTTCTTGCAGTTATAGGGCTTGTTATTACTGCCGCGCTGGTGGCAAGAGGAGTAAGGGGCGGTATCCTCATAGGGATAATCCTGACGACCATCATCGGTATTCCCATGGGTATAACTAAGTTGCCTTCTTCTTTGATATCTTCGCCTCCTAGCATCGCCCCAGGATTTTTGAAGCTTGATATTATGGGGGCATTGAAACTTTCGATGTATCCTGTGATATTTTCACTGTTTTTTGCTGACCTCTTCGATACTATAGGCACGTTTGTAGGTGTTGCAAGTCGCACGGGAATGTTAGATGAGCACGGCAATTTAAAGCGGGGTAATAAAGCGCTCTTTGCCGATTCGTTAGGGACTGTTGTAGGTGCATTGTTGGGTACCAGCAATACTACCACTTATGTAGAAAGTGCGGCTGGCGTCAGTGTGGGTGGAAGGACGGGCCTTACATCCGTAGTTGTGGCGTTGCTTTTCATCGCTAGCATCATCTTTTCTCCGATAGCGCTGGCTGTGCCTGCCCAGGCTACAGCACCGGCATTGATAATAGTTGGGGTATTCATGGCCAGCAGCTTAAATGAAATAAAGTTCGGAGACTTTTTGGAAGCCTTTCCAGCTTTTCTCACGGCAATCCTGATGCCGCTTACTTTTAGCATATCGATGGGACTTGCGCTGGGATTTATATCGTATACTGTCTTGATGCTGCTTTCCGGAAAGGGAAGAGAGGTCCATTGGGTGATGTACATTTTATCGATAACCTTTGCCCTCTACTTCATGTTCATAAGATGA
- a CDS encoding EscU/YscU/HrcU family type III secretion system export apparatus switch protein, which translates to MASGRGEIAQKIIETAAECGIPIHKDPELVKALISVEVGLEIPPELYAAIAEVLAFIYKLDEKISQ; encoded by the coding sequence ATCGCTTCCGGCAGGGGCGAAATAGCACAAAAAATCATAGAGACAGCCGCCGAATGCGGAATTCCAATCCATAAAGACCCGGAACTCGTTAAGGCACTAATTTCAGTGGAGGTTGGATTAGAAATTCCGCCAGAACTATATGCAGCGATAGCCGAGGTCCTTGCTTTCATATATAAACTAGATGAAAAAATTTCTCAATAG